From a region of the Gordonia sp. PP30 genome:
- a CDS encoding acetyl-CoA C-acetyltransferase: protein MSTPTLRRAAIVAPLRTPVGTFGGALQDLPVEDLGAAVVKATVERSGIDPERIDDVVFAQSYANSEVPCVGRWLALHADLPISVPGMQLDRRCGGGLQALVTAAMMVQTGAADAVLAGGVESMSRIEYYSIDSRWGKRAGNSVLYDRLDRGRERSQPEARFGRISGMIETAENLANDFGISREQADAYAVRSHQRAAAAWEAGTFADEVIDVVVPQRRDVPTIFGRDEGIRPDSTVESLGTLRPLMAGGTVTAGNASQQNDAAAACVIVAEDRLDELGLEPIGFLTGWAAAGCAPDRMGLGPVPAVDKLATRAGLSVPELLDGLDLVELNEAFAVQVLAVLEGWGWNDADRVNVNGSGISLGHPIGATGVRMVTTMLHELRRRGGGTGLATMCIGGGQGLAATFEAV, encoded by the coding sequence ATGAGTACTCCAACTCTGCGGCGTGCGGCGATCGTCGCGCCGCTGCGGACTCCGGTCGGCACCTTCGGCGGCGCCCTGCAGGATCTGCCGGTCGAAGACCTCGGGGCCGCGGTGGTGAAGGCGACCGTCGAGCGCAGCGGCATCGACCCGGAGCGGATCGACGACGTCGTGTTCGCGCAGTCGTACGCGAATTCGGAGGTGCCGTGCGTGGGCCGATGGCTGGCGTTGCACGCGGACCTACCGATTTCGGTGCCGGGTATGCAGCTGGATCGGCGGTGTGGTGGTGGTCTGCAGGCGCTGGTGACGGCGGCCATGATGGTGCAGACCGGGGCCGCCGACGCGGTGCTGGCCGGTGGTGTGGAGTCGATGTCGCGGATCGAGTACTACTCGATCGATTCGCGGTGGGGTAAGCGGGCGGGCAACAGTGTGTTGTACGACCGGCTCGATCGGGGCCGGGAGCGGTCGCAGCCGGAGGCCCGGTTCGGGCGGATTTCCGGGATGATCGAGACCGCGGAGAACCTGGCGAACGACTTCGGCATCAGCCGGGAGCAGGCCGATGCGTATGCGGTGCGCAGTCACCAGCGGGCCGCGGCGGCGTGGGAAGCGGGCACGTTCGCCGACGAGGTGATCGACGTCGTCGTTCCGCAGCGCCGGGACGTGCCGACGATCTTTGGCCGGGACGAGGGCATTCGCCCCGACAGCACCGTGGAGTCTCTCGGGACGTTGCGGCCGTTGATGGCCGGCGGCACGGTGACGGCGGGCAACGCGAGTCAGCAGAACGATGCGGCGGCGGCCTGTGTGATCGTGGCCGAGGATCGGCTCGATGAGCTCGGTCTGGAGCCGATCGGGTTCCTGACCGGGTGGGCCGCCGCCGGGTGTGCCCCGGACCGGATGGGCCTCGGCCCCGTCCCCGCCGTCGACAAGCTCGCCACCCGTGCGGGCCTCAGCGTGCCCGAACTGCTCGACGGCCTGGACCTGGTGGAGTTGAACGAGGCTTTCGCGGTGCAGGTCCTGGCCGTGTTGGAAGGCTGGGGCTGGAACGACGCCGACCGGGTCAACGTGAACGGGTCGGGGATATCCCTCGGCCACCCGATCGGCGCCACCGGCGTGCGAATGGTCACCACCATGCTTCACGAACTGCGCCGCCGCGGCGGCGGAACCGGTCTGGCCACCATGTGCATCGGCGGCGGGCAGGGACTGGCCGCCACCTTTGAGGCGGTGTGA
- the rplI gene encoding 50S ribosomal protein L9: MKLILTTAVENLGEAGDTVEVRDGYGRNYLLPRGLAIVATRGAEKQVEGIRRAQAARVVRDLDHANELKQALEGLESVSLTVKTHDSGKLFGSVTASDVVSAIRAAGGPAVEKRNVEFPKGHIKATGAHPIVVKLHPKVEAKFDVAVVSA, from the coding sequence ATGAAGCTGATCCTGACCACCGCCGTGGAGAACCTCGGCGAAGCCGGCGACACCGTCGAGGTGCGTGACGGTTACGGCCGCAACTACCTGCTGCCCCGCGGCCTGGCGATCGTCGCCACCCGTGGTGCCGAGAAGCAGGTCGAGGGCATCCGCCGGGCCCAGGCGGCCCGCGTCGTCCGCGACCTGGACCACGCCAACGAGCTGAAGCAGGCCCTGGAGGGCCTGGAGAGCGTTTCGCTCACCGTGAAGACGCACGACTCGGGCAAGCTCTTCGGTTCGGTGACGGCGTCGGACGTCGTCTCCGCCATCCGCGCGGCCGGCGGCCCGGCCGTCGAGAAGCGCAACGTCGAGTTCCCGAAGGGGCACATCAAGGCCACCGGGGCGCACCCGATCGTCGTGAAGCTGCACCCGAAGGTCGAGGCCAAGTTCGACGTCGCCGTCGTCTCCGCCTGA
- a CDS encoding single-stranded DNA-binding protein, translated as MTDTVITVVGNLTADPELRFTASGAPVANFTVASTPRTFDRQTNEWKDGEALFLRCSIWRDAAENVTESLTKGTRVIVQGKLKQRSYETREGERRTVVELEVDEIGPSLRYATAKVTRTPRGGNSGGGGGNFGGGGGYGGGNQGGGYGAPAGGSRPQQAQPADDPWGSAPPAGGGFAGGDDEPPF; from the coding sequence ATGACTGACACGGTCATCACCGTCGTAGGCAATCTCACCGCCGATCCGGAGCTGCGGTTCACCGCATCCGGCGCGCCGGTCGCCAACTTCACGGTGGCCTCCACTCCGCGCACCTTCGATCGTCAGACCAACGAGTGGAAGGACGGCGAAGCGCTGTTCCTCCGCTGCAGCATCTGGCGTGACGCCGCGGAGAACGTGACCGAGTCGCTCACCAAGGGCACCCGCGTGATCGTGCAGGGCAAGCTCAAGCAGCGGTCGTACGAAACCCGTGAAGGGGAGCGCCGGACCGTCGTCGAGCTCGAGGTGGACGAGATCGGTCCCTCGCTGCGCTACGCGACCGCCAAGGTCACCCGCACTCCGCGCGGTGGCAACAGCGGCGGTGGCGGCGGGAACTTCGGCGGTGGCGGCGGCTACGGCGGAGGCAACCAGGGCGGCGGCTACGGCGCGCCGGCCGGTGGCAGCCGTCCGCAGCAGGCCCAGCCCGCCGACGATCCCTGGGGCAGCGCACCGCCCGCCGGCGGAGGTTTCGCCGGTGGGGACGACGAACCACCATTCTGA
- a CDS encoding acyl-CoA dehydrogenase family protein, producing MALTKDEREMVSLVRDFIDIRVAPRVREFEQDDIYPAEWIDEMKELGFFGLLAPTEYGGVDVSMACFSAVCEELARGWMSLAGAVGGHSVITYLIKTFGTPEQKDKYLAKMAEGEIRATMALTEPGGGSDLQAMRTVGTPNAEGFSITGSKTWISNASHSGLFGLLCLTDRAASPAHTGMSVLLVEADTPGFSVSKKLPKLGYRGVEACELVFDAAQVPADAVLGGVPNRGWAHMMRGLEVGRIQVASRALGVGQAALEAATRYAQERESFGKPIWKHQSVGNMIADMATKQQAARLLTLDAADKLDRGERADLEAGMAKLFASETAMEIALDAVRVHGGYGYSKEYEVERYFRDAPLMIVGEGTNEIQRNVIAAQHIARHKI from the coding sequence ATGGCATTGACCAAGGATGAGCGGGAGATGGTTTCGCTGGTGCGGGATTTCATCGACATCCGGGTGGCGCCCCGGGTAAGGGAGTTCGAGCAGGACGACATCTACCCGGCGGAGTGGATCGACGAGATGAAGGAGCTCGGCTTCTTCGGTCTGCTCGCGCCGACGGAGTATGGCGGGGTGGATGTGTCGATGGCGTGTTTCTCGGCAGTGTGTGAGGAACTCGCGCGGGGCTGGATGAGTCTGGCCGGCGCAGTCGGTGGCCACTCCGTCATCACCTACCTCATCAAGACGTTCGGGACGCCGGAGCAGAAGGACAAGTATCTGGCGAAGATGGCCGAGGGCGAGATCCGGGCGACGATGGCGTTGACCGAGCCCGGTGGCGGTAGCGATCTGCAGGCCATGAGGACGGTCGGGACGCCGAACGCGGAGGGATTTTCGATCACCGGGTCGAAGACGTGGATCTCCAACGCGTCGCATTCGGGTCTGTTCGGTCTGTTGTGTCTGACGGATAGAGCCGCGTCGCCGGCGCACACGGGGATGAGTGTGCTCTTGGTGGAGGCCGATACTCCGGGTTTCAGTGTGTCGAAGAAGCTCCCGAAGCTGGGGTACCGCGGGGTGGAGGCCTGTGAGTTGGTGTTCGACGCCGCGCAGGTCCCCGCCGATGCGGTGCTCGGTGGCGTGCCGAACAGAGGGTGGGCGCACATGATGCGCGGCTTGGAGGTCGGCCGTATTCAGGTCGCTTCCCGGGCGTTGGGTGTGGGTCAGGCGGCGCTGGAGGCGGCGACTCGGTATGCGCAGGAGCGGGAGTCGTTCGGGAAACCGATCTGGAAGCACCAGTCGGTGGGGAACATGATCGCCGATATGGCGACGAAGCAGCAGGCCGCGCGGTTGCTGACCCTGGACGCGGCCGACAAGCTCGATCGCGGTGAGCGGGCGGACTTGGAGGCGGGGATGGCGAAGTTGTTCGCGTCGGAGACGGCGATGGAGATCGCACTGGATGCGGTGCGGGTGCATGGGGGGTACGGGTACTCGAAGGAATACGAGGTGGAGCGGTATTTCCGGGATGCGCCGTTGATGATCGTGGGTGAGGGCACCAACGAGATCCAGCGCAATGTGATCGCGGCCCAGCACATCGCCCGTCACAAGATCTGA
- a CDS encoding CoA ester lyase — translation MKPYRSMLFVPGHKGAWADKGVNSGTDALILDLEDSVPPVEKVAARDMVAETIDRLTGQGVRPDLWVRVNPEETGLMNGDLEAVVRPGLAGLFLAKIYNETDVVRLDAVLSHIERLRGLDDGHVKLLACFETAEAMGSCEKIVAASGRMVSALGATGPNADAGRSLGIEFTLEGLETLYMRSRVNLALRQIGLSHPMAGVWQDIRNLDGLRTFCEDNRRLGYRGLVAIHPSHVAVANEVYGPDPEEVATARRLISVYNEAEAAGSSAVDFEGQHIDIAHVKTAQALVDLAEAIEAGS, via the coding sequence ATGAAGCCGTACCGTTCCATGCTGTTCGTCCCCGGCCACAAGGGTGCCTGGGCCGACAAGGGCGTCAACTCAGGTACCGACGCGCTGATCCTCGACCTCGAGGACTCGGTCCCGCCCGTCGAGAAGGTCGCCGCGCGCGACATGGTCGCCGAGACCATCGACCGTCTCACCGGGCAGGGCGTGCGTCCCGATCTGTGGGTTCGGGTGAATCCCGAGGAGACCGGCCTGATGAACGGTGACCTGGAGGCCGTCGTCCGCCCCGGTCTGGCCGGACTCTTCCTGGCGAAGATCTACAACGAGACCGACGTGGTGCGGCTCGACGCCGTGCTCAGCCACATCGAGCGGCTGCGGGGTCTGGACGACGGACACGTGAAGCTGCTGGCCTGCTTCGAGACCGCCGAGGCCATGGGTTCCTGCGAGAAGATCGTCGCCGCCTCCGGCAGGATGGTGTCCGCGCTCGGCGCCACCGGCCCGAATGCCGACGCCGGCCGATCGCTCGGCATCGAGTTCACGCTGGAGGGCCTGGAGACCCTGTACATGCGGTCTCGGGTCAACCTGGCGCTGCGCCAGATCGGCCTGAGCCATCCGATGGCCGGTGTGTGGCAGGACATCCGGAACCTGGACGGTCTGCGGACCTTCTGCGAGGACAACCGCCGCCTCGGCTACCGCGGCCTGGTCGCGATTCACCCCTCGCACGTCGCTGTCGCCAACGAGGTGTACGGGCCGGATCCGGAGGAAGTCGCCACCGCGCGCCGTCTGATCTCCGTCTACAACGAGGCCGAGGCCGCCGGCAGCTCGGCAGTCGACTTCGAGGGTCAGCACATCGATATCGCTCACGTGAAGACGGCGCAGGCGCTGGTCGATCTGGCCGAGGCGATCGAAGCGGGTTCCTGA
- a CDS encoding DUF5313 family protein: MSSRPNPIQWIGYVYGAKLPDSKRDWVANDLMGPHAVARHLFRSQVSFLPLYLVMFFAFPTGPIWVRALMVLLAVCLALIFSGSYMDQNRVRRLQKHGLGDSPRTYKQQAEAQEMKDQYEALYAARRSGAAGE, encoded by the coding sequence ATGAGCAGTCGGCCCAACCCCATTCAATGGATCGGCTACGTGTACGGCGCCAAGCTGCCGGACAGCAAGCGGGACTGGGTCGCGAACGACCTGATGGGTCCGCACGCGGTGGCCCGCCACCTGTTCCGGTCTCAGGTCAGCTTTCTGCCGTTGTACCTGGTGATGTTCTTCGCGTTCCCGACCGGTCCGATTTGGGTGCGGGCGCTGATGGTGCTGCTCGCGGTGTGTCTGGCGCTGATCTTCTCGGGGTCATACATGGACCAGAACCGTGTGCGCCGACTCCAGAAGCACGGCCTCGGTGATTCGCCGCGGACCTACAAGCAGCAGGCCGAAGCGCAGGAGATGAAGGATCAGTACGAGGCCCTGTACGCAGCCCGTCGGTCCGGTGCCGCGGGCGAGTGA
- a CDS encoding MarR family transcriptional regulator, which produces MTTEVALDGNPLLLDRQVCFALAVANRSVLKIYRRLLDPLGLTHPQYLVMLALWEHDHLAVKDLGALLQLDSATLSPLLKRLEANGLLQRRRRDDDERSVDIVLTDAGLALREEALKIPGQVVAALGVGLGDLLELHAVLTKVNAAALRAEATPAG; this is translated from the coding sequence ATGACAACCGAGGTCGCCCTGGACGGAAACCCGCTGCTGCTCGACCGGCAGGTGTGCTTCGCCCTGGCGGTCGCCAACCGCTCGGTGCTGAAGATCTATCGGCGGCTACTCGATCCGCTCGGCCTCACCCACCCGCAGTACCTCGTGATGCTGGCGCTGTGGGAGCACGACCATCTCGCCGTCAAGGATCTCGGCGCCCTGCTGCAACTCGACTCCGCGACGCTGTCACCGCTGCTCAAGCGACTGGAGGCGAACGGACTCCTCCAGCGGCGACGACGTGACGACGACGAGCGCAGCGTCGACATCGTGCTCACCGACGCCGGGCTCGCCCTGCGCGAGGAGGCCCTGAAGATCCCCGGCCAGGTGGTCGCCGCCCTGGGCGTGGGCCTCGGCGACCTCCTGGAACTCCACGCCGTACTCACCAAGGTGAACGCCGCGGCCCTGCGCGCCGAAGCCACCCCCGCGGGGTGA
- the dnaB gene encoding replicative DNA helicase produces the protein MNDDDDASLTEPPSTPEETLRQPPQDIAAEQSVLGGMLLSKDAIADVLEKIKPDDFYKPAHQAVYDAILELYGRGDPADAVTVANELDRQGELRKAGGAPYLHTLISTVPTAANAGFYAEIVAEKALLRRLVQAGTRIVQYGYAGADGQDVAEVVDRAQAEIYDVTERTSSEDYVILDELMQPTLDELDSIASRGGMSLGVPTGFADLDKLTNGLHPGQMIIVAARPGVGKALALDTPLPTPTGWTRMGKVAVGDRLIGADGRPTRVVAISEVMTERPCFEVEFDGGPVIVADRDHLWAVDVDGERKVRTTGDLREYVGAAVVPATEPIELPEREFAYGPYTVGALAGMAYDDPEIGACIEAEGPVDVMTLMADLAGLIPDEYLRGSIRQRRAVLAGLLDARARVDDDGTIIVPVVTRHTDEVLSDLIAGLGHSYEREPNGWIRMSADDDVFTVHEKAVRHKELRAGARGHRITAIRPVASVPVRCVQVDNADRLYLAGGAMIPTHNSTLAMDFLRSASIHNGKAAAMFSLEMSKTEIVMRLLSAEARVKLGDMRSGNMSDDDWSRLARRMGEISDAPLFIDDSPNLTMMEIRAKARRLKQRHDLKLVVIDYMQLMTSGKKVESRQQEVSEFSRSIKLLAKELEVPVVAISQLNRGPEQRTDKRPQVSDLRESGSLEQDADMVILLHRPDAFERDDPRAGEADIIVGKHRNGPTATITVAHQLHLSKFVDMARG, from the coding sequence ATCAACGACGACGATGACGCGTCGCTCACCGAGCCGCCTTCGACGCCGGAGGAGACGCTCCGTCAGCCGCCGCAGGACATCGCCGCGGAGCAGTCGGTGCTCGGCGGCATGCTGCTGTCCAAGGACGCGATCGCGGACGTCCTGGAGAAGATCAAGCCCGACGACTTCTACAAGCCCGCGCACCAGGCCGTGTACGACGCGATCCTCGAGCTGTACGGGCGCGGTGATCCGGCGGACGCGGTGACCGTCGCCAACGAGCTCGATCGCCAGGGCGAACTCCGCAAGGCCGGCGGGGCGCCGTATCTGCACACGCTGATCTCGACGGTGCCGACCGCGGCGAACGCGGGCTTCTACGCCGAGATCGTCGCCGAGAAGGCGCTGCTGCGCCGTCTGGTGCAGGCCGGCACCCGCATCGTGCAGTACGGCTACGCCGGGGCCGACGGCCAGGACGTCGCCGAGGTGGTGGACCGGGCGCAGGCGGAGATCTACGACGTCACCGAGCGGACGTCGTCCGAGGACTACGTGATCCTCGACGAGCTGATGCAGCCGACGCTCGACGAACTCGACTCGATCGCCTCGCGCGGCGGCATGTCGCTCGGCGTGCCGACCGGGTTCGCCGACCTCGACAAGCTGACCAACGGCCTGCACCCGGGCCAGATGATCATCGTCGCCGCGCGGCCCGGCGTCGGGAAGGCGCTCGCTCTCGACACCCCGCTCCCGACCCCGACCGGCTGGACGCGGATGGGCAAGGTGGCGGTCGGCGATCGGCTGATCGGCGCCGACGGCAGGCCCACGCGGGTGGTCGCGATCAGCGAGGTGATGACCGAGCGGCCGTGCTTCGAGGTGGAGTTCGACGGCGGCCCGGTGATCGTCGCCGATCGTGATCACCTCTGGGCGGTCGACGTCGACGGTGAGCGCAAGGTGCGTACCACCGGCGACCTGCGCGAGTACGTCGGTGCCGCCGTGGTGCCGGCGACCGAGCCGATCGAACTCCCCGAGCGCGAGTTCGCCTACGGGCCGTACACGGTCGGTGCGCTGGCCGGGATGGCGTACGACGATCCGGAGATCGGCGCGTGCATCGAGGCCGAGGGGCCCGTCGACGTGATGACCCTGATGGCCGATCTGGCCGGGCTGATCCCGGACGAGTACCTGCGCGGCTCCATCCGGCAGCGCCGGGCGGTGCTGGCCGGGCTGCTCGATGCGCGGGCGCGGGTCGACGACGACGGCACGATCATCGTGCCGGTGGTCACCCGGCACACCGACGAGGTGCTCAGCGATCTGATCGCCGGCCTCGGCCACAGCTATGAGCGCGAGCCGAACGGCTGGATCCGGATGTCCGCCGACGACGACGTGTTCACCGTCCACGAGAAGGCCGTGCGGCACAAGGAGTTGCGGGCCGGGGCCCGCGGACACCGGATCACCGCGATCCGGCCCGTCGCCTCGGTTCCGGTGCGCTGCGTGCAGGTCGACAACGCCGACCGCCTCTACCTGGCGGGCGGCGCGATGATCCCGACGCACAATTCGACGCTCGCGATGGACTTCCTGCGCTCGGCGTCGATCCACAACGGCAAGGCCGCGGCCATGTTCTCGCTGGAGATGAGCAAGACCGAGATCGTGATGCGTCTGCTGTCCGCCGAGGCGCGCGTGAAGCTCGGCGACATGCGGTCGGGCAACATGAGCGATGACGACTGGTCGCGGCTGGCCCGCCGGATGGGCGAGATCAGTGACGCGCCGCTGTTCATCGACGATTCGCCGAACCTGACGATGATGGAGATCCGCGCCAAGGCGCGCCGCCTGAAGCAGCGCCACGACCTGAAGCTGGTCGTCATCGACTACATGCAGCTGATGACCTCGGGCAAGAAGGTGGAGTCGCGCCAGCAGGAGGTCTCCGAGTTCTCCCGGTCGATCAAGCTGCTCGCCAAGGAGCTGGAAGTCCCCGTCGTGGCGATCTCGCAGCTGAACCGCGGTCCGGAACAGCGGACTGACAAGCGCCCGCAGGTCTCCGACCTGCGTGAATCGGGCTCGCTCGAGCAGGATGCGGACATGGTCATCCTGCTGCACCGGCCCGATGCGTTCGAGCGCGACGATCCCCGCGCCGGCGAGGCGGACATCATCGTCGGCAAGCACCGTAACGGCCCGACGGCGACGATCACCGTCGCCCATCAGCTGCACCTGTCGAAATTCGTGGACATGGCGCGGGGCTGA
- a CDS encoding SDR family NAD(P)-dependent oxidoreductase, with protein MRGRRRHLPRPDGVFVVTGAGNGIGHCVAVELLARGARVAAADLDAGALARLADDARTGDRLSTHTLDVADREACAALPAQVLAAHGRVDGLFNIAGIAQGFETACGIDEARMRTIVDVNFYGTVELTRAFLPVLDGQPDRGVIMVTSSLAAMVPVPGAAVYGASKAAVAQFGYGLAQDLRNARSSVTVTTALPGTVWTGLVAESARTLGTPEVLARNFAMAAPKAAHRMIEATFRGRRRVVIGTDARVYDMLGRVSPAAAERVSYGQVARFVYRDR; from the coding sequence ATGCGAGGACGACGGCGGCACCTACCGCGCCCGGACGGCGTCTTCGTGGTGACCGGTGCGGGCAACGGGATCGGGCACTGCGTGGCCGTCGAACTCCTCGCGCGCGGGGCGCGGGTGGCCGCCGCCGACCTCGACGCCGGCGCTCTGGCGCGACTCGCCGACGACGCGCGAACGGGCGATCGGCTCTCGACGCACACGCTGGACGTCGCCGATCGGGAGGCGTGTGCGGCACTGCCCGCCCAGGTGCTCGCCGCGCACGGGAGAGTGGACGGCTTGTTCAACATCGCCGGGATCGCCCAGGGTTTCGAGACTGCGTGCGGGATCGACGAGGCGCGGATGCGAACGATCGTCGACGTCAACTTCTACGGGACCGTCGAGCTGACCAGGGCGTTTCTGCCGGTGCTCGATGGCCAGCCGGACCGGGGCGTGATCATGGTGACGTCGAGCCTGGCCGCGATGGTGCCGGTGCCCGGCGCCGCCGTGTACGGGGCGTCGAAGGCGGCGGTCGCGCAGTTCGGGTACGGCCTCGCGCAGGACCTGCGGAACGCCCGGTCCTCGGTGACGGTGACGACCGCCCTGCCCGGTACCGTCTGGACGGGCCTGGTCGCCGAGAGCGCACGGACCCTCGGCACTCCCGAAGTGCTCGCCCGGAACTTCGCGATGGCCGCACCCAAGGCCGCGCACCGGATGATCGAGGCCACGTTTCGGGGCCGTCGTCGCGTGGTGATCGGGACCGACGCCCGCGTGTACGACATGCTCGGCCGGGTCAGTCCGGCCGCCGCCGAACGGGTGTCGTACGGGCAGGTCGCCCGGTTCGTCTACCGGGATCGCTGA
- a CDS encoding MmgE/PrpD family protein, translated as MTTLIDALAEFARETTAERLPADVVHESQRILLDTLGCDEYGADRRRGADRAGRHTPPGPGASMIA; from the coding sequence ATGACAACCCTGATCGACGCGCTCGCGGAGTTCGCCAGGGAGACGACGGCCGAGCGGCTGCCCGCCGACGTCGTCCACGAATCGCAGCGGATCCTGCTCGACACCCTCGGCTGCGACGAATATGGGGCCGACCGGCGGCGGGGCGCTGACCGGGCCGGGCGGCACACTCCGCCGGGTCCGGGTGCATCGATGATCGCCTGA
- the rpsF gene encoding 30S ribosomal protein S6, with the protein MRHYELMVILDPSLDERTVAPSLETFLNVVRSGGGSVDNVDIWGKRRLAYEIEKNNEGIYAVIELTATPATVSELDRQLGLNESVLRTKVLRK; encoded by the coding sequence ATGCGTCACTACGAACTGATGGTCATCCTCGATCCGAGTCTGGACGAGCGCACCGTCGCCCCATCCCTGGAAACCTTCCTCAATGTTGTGCGTTCGGGCGGCGGCTCCGTCGACAACGTCGACATCTGGGGCAAGCGCCGTCTCGCGTACGAGATCGAGAAGAACAACGAGGGCATCTACGCCGTCATCGAGCTCACCGCGACTCCCGCGACCGTCAGCGAGCTCGATCGCCAGCTCGGTCTGAACGAGTCGGTGCTGCGTACCAAGGTTCTGCGCAAGTAA
- a CDS encoding DUF202 domain-containing protein, whose translation MTNRVEGSGAPTDDDPDSAGALVPGAVDARFTLASERTVLAWLRTALGLMAAGVAVLHLIDPFGNAAARVTLGSALVVIGALTAVIGIARWRMVDTALKRGGPLPGPWPIYLLAALLVLTGLGFVVWH comes from the coding sequence GTGACGAACCGAGTCGAAGGGTCCGGCGCCCCGACCGACGACGACCCGGACAGTGCAGGCGCCCTCGTCCCCGGCGCCGTCGACGCCCGTTTCACCCTCGCCTCCGAGCGCACCGTCCTGGCGTGGCTGCGGACGGCCCTCGGTCTGATGGCGGCCGGTGTCGCCGTCCTGCATCTGATCGACCCGTTCGGCAACGCCGCAGCGCGAGTCACCCTCGGCAGCGCCCTCGTGGTGATCGGCGCACTGACCGCGGTCATCGGCATCGCCCGCTGGCGCATGGTCGACACCGCCCTCAAACGCGGCGGCCCACTCCCCGGTCCGTGGCCGATCTATCTCCTGGCCGCTCTGCTGGTGCTGACCGGACTCGGTTTCGTCGTGTGGCACTGA
- the rpsR gene encoding 30S ribosomal protein S18 yields MAKQKGRKPRVEKVTKAKACTFCKDKKKDKPSGIDYKDTALLRRFLSDRGKIRSRRVTGNCVQHQRDIAVAVKNAREVALLPFTSTGR; encoded by the coding sequence ATGGCAAAGCAAAAGGGGCGTAAGCCCCGCGTAGAGAAGGTCACCAAGGCCAAGGCCTGCACCTTCTGCAAGGACAAGAAGAAGGACAAGCCGTCCGGCATCGACTACAAGGACACCGCGCTGCTGCGTCGTTTCCTGTCCGACCGCGGCAAGATCCGGTCGCGCCGGGTCACGGGCAACTGCGTCCAGCACCAGCGGGACATCGCGGTGGCCGTCAAGAACGCGCGTGAGGTGGCCTTGCTGCCCTTCACCTCGACCGGTCGCTGA